The nucleotide sequence GGCTTAGAATTCCGCCGACAAGTCTCCTTTACTTGTTCTAACTTACCATCAGGTAAAGAATCAGTATCAGCTAATAATCTACCAATAATCGTACTTTTCCCATGATCAACATGACCAGCAATAACTATACTTAAATCACCTTTTTGGTTATCTATTATGTCAGTCATTAAC is from Selenihalanaerobacter shriftii and encodes:
- a CDS encoding GTP-binding protein — protein: MTDIIDNQKGDLSIVIAGHVDHGKSTIIGRLLADTDSLPDGKLEQVKETCRRNSKP